A window from Brassica rapa cultivar Chiifu-401-42 unplaced genomic scaffold, CAAS_Brap_v3.01 Scaffold0476, whole genome shotgun sequence encodes these proteins:
- the LOC103873850 gene encoding B3 domain-containing protein REM10: MPNSHKPHFLKPLLPDFHSGVTIPLGFFSQHIEGKTNRKTWKLRSDATDQTWEVIQEGRRLTGGWKDFTTAHDLQIGDIVIFKHEGDMVFHVTPFGPSCCEIQYTHPHIIKEEADADDVPSFSFDYCFQAEVTASNLKEDKLYLPEGATTCTALNKQCQEIILVNKEGNSWTVSLRFSEADGMYYIRRGWRKFCRANRCAIGDLFVFNVVGDGKTTPLMCVCPEREE, from the exons ATGCCTAATTCGCACAAACCTCATTTCTTGAAGCCTCTGCTTCCCGATTTCCACAGTGGCGTG ACAATACCACTTGGCTTCTTCTCACAACACATAGAAGGGAAGACAAACCGGAAAACATGGAAACTAAGATCGGACGCTACAGATCAAACTTGGGAAGTGATACAAGAAGGCAGGAGACTCACCGGAGGTTGGAAAGATTTCACCACAGCACATGACCTTCAAATCGGTgacattgtcatcttcaaacACGAAGGAGATATGGTGTTTCATGTCACACCATTTGGTCCTAGCTGTTGTGAGATTCAGTATACACATCCTCACATCATCAAGGAAGAAGCCGATGCGGATGatgttccttctttctcattTGACTATTGTTTTCAGGCTGAGGTCACTGCTTCGAATCTAAAAGAAGACAAACTT TATCTTCCTGAGGGAGCTACGACTTGTACTGCTTTGAACAAACAATGCCAAGAGATAATACTTGTCAACAAAGAGGGAAATTCATGGACTGTGAGTTTGCGATTTAGCGAAGCAGACGGCATGTATTACATCAGAAGAGGCTGGAGAAAGTTCTGTCGTGCTAACAGATGCGCCATAGGAGACTTATTTGTGTTCAATGTGGTTGGAGATGGGAAAACTACTCCACTAATGTGTGTATGTCCGGAAAGGGAAGAGTGA